One genomic region from Tripterygium wilfordii isolate XIE 37 chromosome 20, ASM1340144v1, whole genome shotgun sequence encodes:
- the LOC119986451 gene encoding transcription factor MYBS3-like, producing MTRRCSHCGHNGHNSRTCPNRGVKLFGVRLTDGSIRKSASMGNLSHYTGSLANGSNSPSNTPDHGSTADGYTSEDFVPGSSTSRERKKGTPWTEDEHRMFLLGLQKLGKGDWRGIARSYVMSRTPTQVASHAQKYFIRQTNVSRRKRRSSLFDIVADESLDTPMESQDFYSVSHPLAEGQNENPLPPVAAAAPPPPPPLDDNCESMHSTNSNDNDEEPAIPKPEGSQPTYPVIYPTYFSPFFPYSVPFWPGFSAEPPKTVPHEVLKPTAVHSKSPINVDELIGMSKLSLGESIGNSGSSALSLKLHEGSSRQSAFHANPASNTSGMNSSGSPIHAV from the exons ATGACGCGGCGGTGCTCCCATTGCGGCCATAACGGGCATAACTCGCGGACATGCCCGAACCGTGGAGTCAAGCTCTTCGGTGTCCGACTCACCGACGGGTCGATTCGGAAGAGTGCTAGCATGGGAAATCTCAGCCATTATACCGGGTCGCTTGCTAATGGATCCAACTCTCCCAGTAACACCCCTGATCACGGCTCCACTGCTGATGGATATACTTCTGAGGATTTCGTTCCCGGGTCTTCAACGAGCcgtgaaagaaaaaaag GTACTCCATGGACTGAAGATGAGCACAGGATGTTTCTACTCGGGCTGCAGAAGCTTGGGAAAGGCGATTGGCGTGGAATTGCACGCAGTTATGTCATGTCAAGAACACCAACTCAAGTGGCCAGCCATGCTCAGAAATATTTCATCAGGCAAACAAACGTGTCTAGGAGGAAAAGGCGTTCTAGCCTGTTTGATATTGTGGCAGATGAA TCACTCGATACTCCGATGGAGTCTCAGGACTTTTACTCAGTCAGCCATCCCCTGGCTGAAGGACAAAATGAAAACCCTTTGCCTCcagttgctgctgctgctcccCCTCCTCCCCCTCCTTTGGATGACAATTGTGAGTCGATGCATTCTACCAATTCCAATGACAATGACGAGGAACCTGCTATTCCAAAACCAGAAGGCTCACAACCTACTTACCCAGTGATATATCCTACTTATTTCTCCCCATTCTTCCCATATTCAGTTCCATTTTGGCCAGGTTTCAGTGCAGAGCCACCTAAGACAGTGCCACATGAGGTGCTGAAGCCAACAGCAGTCCACTCCAAGAGCCCAATTAATGTTGATGAACTGATTGGCATGTCGAAACTTAGTCTAGGCGAGTCTATCGGTAATTCTGGATCGTCCGCTTTATCACtaaaattgcatgaagggtCATCTAGGCAGTCAGCTTTCCATGCTAATCCGGCCTCAAATACTTCAGGCATGAATTCAAGCGGCAGCCCAATCCATGCAGTTTGA